Within the Methanomicrobia archaeon genome, the region CGAATATTTTCTATACGCTACTTTACTTTGCCTATAAAAATCCTCATCGATTATGATCTTCAATCTGGATGAAAGAAGTGAAATGAAGAGATCGAATAGGGCTCACTATTTTTAGATTAAGATATAAATAGATCAAATAAGGTAGATAAATTTAAGCCAGATATCAGTTATCTGTTTTGACAAAAAGGTGATAAAGAGTGAGGGTGCTCTTGATCATAGGAAGATTTAGCAAAAGAAGTGGGATTTCAAGGTACGTGGTGGAATTGGCGGAGCGATTTGTCAAGGATCACGAAACATATTTGCTCACCTCCAGTTATGATTATGAAGTGCCTAACTTAATCGTCCACAAGAAGTCAATGATAAGAAAGCCATTTTGGCTTAAAATTTTGTATAATGCCCATTATAATACAAAATATTCAAGGATTATTAAAAAGAATTTTGGCATAAATATTGTCCATTCCCAAAGCACAGAATCGTTTGAATGTGATGTCGTAACTATGCAAAGTTGTCATAAAGCCTGGGTGAAGCAACACGATTCGGAAAAGGGGAGACCATTTTCAATAAATCCTCCTGATTACGTGCGAAAAATCATAGAAAGATATGTGTTAGAAAGAGGAAGTAAAAAGATTATTGCTATATCTAACAGGGTGAAACAAGAGATCCTCGAAAACTATGGCGTTCCTACAGAAAAAGTTGAAGTTATTCATAGTGGGGTTAATTTAGAGGAGTTTAAACCTAATTTTGCAAAAAGAGAAAAAATAAGGACAAAACTAGGAATAAACGAAAATCAAATCGTACTAATGTTTTCTGGGCATGAGTTCAGCAGAAAAGGTCTGAAATATATTATTGAAACATTACCGAGAATCAAAGGTAATGTTAAACTCTTGGTCGCGGGAGGTGATAATCCGACACCGTATTTCAGACTGGCCAGCGAACTAGGCATGCAGGATCATATCCTCTTTTTGGGAACACTTAAGGAAGACCTCAATGACCACTATGCAGCCTCTGATCTCTTTGTATTTCCTACCTTGTATGAGCCCTTTGGATTGGTGATCACTGAGGCGATGGCATCAGGCCTGCCGGTTATCACCAGTAAAATAGCGGGCGCGGCAGAGATAATGACTGATGGGGAAGATGGTTTATTGCTCGACGATCCGACAAATTCTGAAGAACTAGCAGAAAAGATAAATATTCTTGTTGAAGATGAAAATTTAAGAAAACAAATGGGCTTCAATGCGCGGAAAACGGCCGAAAAATATTCGTGGGGTTACGTTGCTCAAAAGACGTTAGAGGTGTTTGAAGAGATTTTACGTAGGTAGATTTGTTTTTTGGTGTAGCTTCTATGAATTCAGCGAATATTACTGTGGATAACTCGTTGCGAAAAGTCGCCAAGGGTACGGGCATAGGGTTCATTGGGTTTTTTATCGGTGCTGTATTCGGTTACTTTTCTCGCATAATCCTTGCGCGATTTCTCGGTGCAACTGATTATGGTTTAATCTCGCTAGGGTTTGCCGCTATGAGTCTTACGGCAGCGGTTTCCTTAGTGGGCCTGCAAGGGGGGGTAACTCGCTATGTCGCGTTTTATAAGGGAAGGGGGGACAAAGGAGGAATAAAAGGCACGATAGAAGGTGCGGTAAAGATAGCTCTCCCACTGAGTCTGATCTTCACCTTCTCTTTATTCAGTGGATCGCAATGGATCTCCATTAATGTTTTCCATGAACCACATTTAACGTCTGTTTTGAGGATCTTCTCCATCGCCGTTCCTTTTTTCAGTCTCTCCATTATTTTCGTTGCTGCTATCGCAGGATTTCAAGATATGAGATACGTGGCTTACGTAGATCAGGTATTTCAGAATACTCTTAAATTAGTAGCGATTGTGGCTCTACTCGTTTTGGGGTTTGGCGTGCTGGGTGCCGCGTGGGGTTGGGCTCTTGCCATCATCGCGATGCCCTTTCTCGGTTT harbors:
- a CDS encoding glycosyltransferase family 4 protein, with translation MVELAERFVKDHETYLLTSSYDYEVPNLIVHKKSMIRKPFWLKILYNAHYNTKYSRIIKKNFGINIVHSQSTESFECDVVTMQSCHKAWVKQHDSEKGRPFSINPPDYVRKIIERYVLERGSKKIIAISNRVKQEILENYGVPTEKVEVIHSGVNLEEFKPNFAKREKIRTKLGINENQIVLMFSGHEFSRKGLKYIIETLPRIKGNVKLLVAGGDNPTPYFRLASELGMQDHILFLGTLKEDLNDHYAASDLFVFPTLYEPFGLVITEAMASGLPVITSKIAGAAEIMTDGEDGLLLDDPTNSEELAEKINILVEDENLRKQMGFNARKTAEKYSWGYVAQKTLEVFEEILRR